One Kitasatospora sp. NBC_01266 genomic window carries:
- a CDS encoding 6-phosphofructokinase: MRIGVLTSGGDCPGLNAVIRSVVHRGLDVHGDEIVGIEDGFLGLIEGRARVVGHDDVTGLLTLGGTVLGSARVRRERIEWAVRNAPELAANLGIDALIAIGGEGTLTAAKMFSDAGLPVVGVPKTIDNDIEATDVTFGFDTAVHVATEAIDRLKTTAESHQRVLVVELMGRHTGWITLTAGMAGGAHGILIPEKPFDIEAVARMIEERFSRGKKFAIIAVAEGAEPMPGTLRFDHGGVDQFGHRTFGGIGTRLAHELEDLLGKEARPVILGHTQRGGTPTARDRVLATRFGWHAVEAVHQGAFGHFTALRGTEIRLVPVAEAVTRLKTVPQDRWVESEAVL; encoded by the coding sequence ATGCGTATCGGTGTCCTGACCAGTGGCGGCGACTGCCCCGGGCTCAACGCGGTGATCCGCTCGGTGGTGCACCGGGGTCTGGACGTGCACGGTGACGAGATCGTCGGCATCGAGGACGGCTTCCTCGGCCTGATCGAGGGCCGGGCCCGAGTGGTCGGCCATGACGACGTGACCGGCCTGCTCACCCTCGGCGGCACCGTCCTCGGCTCGGCCCGGGTGCGCCGGGAGCGGATCGAGTGGGCGGTGCGCAACGCCCCGGAGCTCGCCGCCAACCTCGGCATCGACGCGCTGATCGCGATCGGCGGCGAGGGCACGCTGACCGCCGCCAAGATGTTCAGCGACGCCGGACTGCCGGTGGTCGGGGTGCCCAAGACGATCGACAACGACATCGAAGCCACCGACGTCACCTTCGGCTTCGACACCGCCGTGCACGTGGCCACCGAGGCGATCGACCGGCTGAAGACCACCGCCGAATCCCACCAGCGGGTCCTGGTCGTGGAGTTGATGGGTCGTCACACCGGCTGGATCACGCTCACCGCGGGCATGGCCGGCGGCGCGCACGGCATCCTGATCCCGGAGAAGCCCTTCGACATCGAGGCGGTGGCCCGGATGATCGAGGAGCGCTTCTCGCGCGGCAAGAAGTTCGCCATCATCGCGGTGGCCGAGGGCGCCGAGCCGATGCCCGGCACGCTGCGCTTCGACCACGGCGGGGTCGACCAGTTCGGCCACCGCACCTTCGGCGGGATCGGCACCCGGCTGGCCCACGAGCTGGAGGACCTGCTCGGCAAGGAGGCCCGCCCGGTGATCCTCGGCCACACCCAGCGCGGCGGCACCCCCACCGCCCGGGACCGGGTGCTCGCCACCCGGTTCGGCTGGCACGCGGTGGAGGCCGTCCACCAGGGCGCCTTCGGGCACTTCACCGCGCTGCGCGGCACCGAGATCCGGCTGGTCCCGGTGGCCGAGGCGGTCACCCGGCTGAAGACCGTTCCGCAGGACCGCTGGGTGGAGTCGGAAGCGGTGCTCTGA
- the thiD gene encoding bifunctional hydroxymethylpyrimidine kinase/phosphomethylpyrimidine kinase, translated as MSVEPSVAAPPRVLTIAGSDSGGGAGIQADLKTMLALGTHGMSVITAVTAQNSLGVQGYWELPAEAVRAQFRSVVDDIGVQAVKTGMLASIELVETVAELLAGLDAPIVVDPVGVSKHGDALLAAEAVATLRERLLPLATLATPNLHEVAQLTGITVLEQGEMRPAADALLAFGPRWVLVKGGHLAGEAADLLAGQDGEEYWFRAPRYDNRHTHGTGCTLASAIAAELAKGRELPAAVGAAKEYVTGAIRAGFPLGAGIGPVDHGWRLRG; from the coding sequence ATGTCCGTTGAACCCTCCGTTGCAGCCCCGCCGCGCGTCCTGACCATCGCCGGTTCCGACTCCGGCGGCGGCGCCGGTATCCAGGCCGACCTGAAGACCATGCTGGCCCTCGGCACGCACGGGATGAGTGTGATCACCGCCGTCACCGCGCAGAACTCGCTCGGCGTCCAGGGTTACTGGGAGCTGCCCGCCGAGGCGGTCCGGGCGCAGTTCCGCAGTGTGGTGGACGACATCGGGGTGCAGGCCGTGAAGACCGGCATGCTGGCCTCGATCGAGCTGGTGGAGACCGTCGCCGAACTGCTCGCCGGCCTCGACGCGCCGATCGTGGTGGACCCGGTCGGGGTCTCCAAGCACGGCGACGCGCTGCTCGCGGCCGAGGCGGTCGCCACGCTGCGCGAGCGGCTGCTGCCACTGGCCACGCTGGCCACCCCGAACCTGCACGAAGTGGCGCAGCTCACCGGGATCACCGTGCTGGAGCAGGGCGAGATGCGCCCGGCCGCCGACGCGCTGCTGGCGTTCGGCCCGCGCTGGGTGCTGGTCAAGGGCGGGCACCTGGCCGGCGAGGCCGCGGACCTGCTGGCCGGACAGGACGGTGAGGAGTACTGGTTCCGCGCACCGCGCTACGACAACCGGCACACCCACGGCACCGGCTGCACGCTGGCCAGCGCGATCGCCGCGGAGCTGGCCAAGGGCCGGGAGCTGCCGGCGGCGGTCGGCGCGGCCAAGGAGTACGTCACCGGGGCGATCCGGGCCGGCTTCCCGCTGGGTGCGGGCATCGGGCCGGTCGACCACGGCTGGCGGCTGCGCGGCTGA
- the rpmB gene encoding 50S ribosomal protein L28 yields the protein MAANCDVCGKGPGFGNNISHSHRRTRRRWNPNIQTVRAVIGRTPKRLNVCTSCIKAGKVSR from the coding sequence GTGGCTGCCAACTGCGACGTCTGCGGCAAGGGGCCGGGCTTCGGCAACAACATCTCCCACTCGCACCGCCGTACCCGCCGTCGTTGGAACCCCAACATTCAGACGGTGCGCGCTGTGATCGGGCGTACGCCGAAGCGGCTCAACGTGTGCACCTCGTGCATCAAGGCCGGTAAGGTCTCGCGCTGA